One Lacipirellulaceae bacterium DNA window includes the following coding sequences:
- a CDS encoding RING finger protein encodes MSNSVITCDCGVQLRVPEGPAGRALRCPKCKAGIAVSAEATVLESTLLSGGRMTMCPICQTQIQPNENCVTCPGCDQIHHQECWAEIGGCGTYGCQQAPNLEKPDATDVATTTGWGDTKNCPACGEEIKSIALRCRYCNTDFDSVDPMTSTDLRHRAKLESKISGVKKNIAILFALSLLGCTGPFVAIGTPIYFLPRRGEAARAGPLFVMMGWAAIAISWLFSLLLVAGLVSGSF; translated from the coding sequence TTGTCCAATTCCGTCATTACATGTGACTGTGGCGTTCAGCTTCGCGTGCCTGAGGGGCCCGCGGGGCGGGCGCTGCGCTGTCCCAAGTGTAAGGCGGGAATTGCCGTATCCGCGGAGGCGACGGTGCTCGAAAGCACCCTTTTGTCCGGTGGTCGGATGACCATGTGCCCGATTTGCCAGACGCAGATTCAGCCCAACGAAAACTGCGTTACCTGCCCCGGTTGCGATCAAATCCACCATCAGGAGTGCTGGGCGGAAATCGGAGGTTGTGGAACCTACGGCTGCCAGCAGGCCCCCAACCTGGAAAAGCCTGACGCCACAGATGTGGCAACGACCACGGGATGGGGCGACACGAAGAACTGCCCTGCGTGTGGTGAAGAGATTAAGTCGATCGCTTTACGATGCCGGTACTGCAATACGGATTTCGACTCCGTTGACCCGATGACAAGTACCGACCTCAGACATCGCGCGAAGTTAGAAAGCAAGATATCAGGGGTCAAAAAAAATATAGCTATCTTGTTCGCACTGTCACTGTTGGGCTGCACAGGGCCGTTTGTCGCGATTGGCACGCCAATTTACTTCCTTCCCCGTCGTGGAGAAGCTGCACGAGCAGGGCCTTTATTCGTTATGATGGGATGGGCGGCCATTGCTATCTCTTGGTTGTTCTCGCTGTTGCTAGTCGCAGGTCTAGTTAGCGGCAGCTTTTAA
- a CDS encoding trypsin-like peptidase domain-containing protein → MSASSPRLTTAGERETGTVCAACSADINLGDAVALCGDCGSIHHASCWNESNSCRAYQCSPGKLTGNNSGQVPITVTPLDLSEATPLPTAPKRVSTQELLKQLDEQPKAWNRLAIWAFGIALAGIPLFGIITGVIAMIIACVALVSHSQRKRGLGLAVAAMLLGLVDVVGWSFGLAYFYGDKAAHVSLDELVIDPESLDELPQHLARAMRANVLISSDRGFGRGGFGSGVILKIDDGKALIVTNRHVIDANYSDSTQNAPEDLSDLAEVAITVVSQTTIPAVVEWVAPHGVDLAILSARVSSPEVRAARWLDHAKPKIGDMIFAVGNPHGLGWTHSEGSVSQVRRQRKGAFDYRILQSTAAINPGNSGGGLYNEQGQLIGINTMTGDKRVAEGLGFSIDFQTLLDLVPRWLALPEQEENNDVLSDSDS, encoded by the coding sequence GTGTCTGCATCCTCACCCCGACTGACGACAGCTGGCGAACGAGAAACTGGGACCGTCTGCGCCGCTTGCTCCGCGGACATCAACCTCGGCGATGCGGTAGCGCTTTGTGGAGATTGCGGATCGATCCATCACGCATCCTGCTGGAATGAGTCAAATAGCTGCCGGGCTTATCAGTGCTCGCCCGGGAAGCTGACGGGTAATAATTCGGGCCAAGTACCGATAACTGTCACGCCCCTTGATCTGAGTGAAGCCACTCCGTTGCCGACGGCTCCCAAGCGCGTCTCAACCCAAGAGCTACTCAAACAACTCGACGAGCAACCCAAGGCGTGGAATCGTCTCGCGATTTGGGCTTTCGGAATCGCTCTGGCCGGAATTCCCCTGTTTGGGATTATTACTGGCGTCATCGCGATGATCATCGCTTGTGTTGCCTTAGTTTCGCATTCACAACGCAAGCGAGGACTGGGGCTGGCCGTAGCTGCCATGTTGCTTGGGCTAGTTGACGTCGTAGGTTGGTCGTTTGGGCTGGCTTACTTCTATGGCGACAAAGCGGCGCATGTCTCGCTCGATGAATTGGTAATTGATCCCGAGTCACTCGATGAGCTTCCCCAGCATCTGGCGCGAGCCATGCGTGCCAATGTCTTGATCTCCTCTGATCGTGGATTTGGTCGGGGTGGATTTGGGTCGGGCGTTATCTTGAAAATTGACGACGGAAAAGCACTCATCGTGACGAATCGCCACGTAATTGATGCCAACTACTCCGATAGCACTCAGAACGCCCCCGAAGACCTCAGCGATCTGGCCGAGGTGGCCATTACGGTTGTATCACAAACCACGATTCCCGCAGTCGTTGAGTGGGTCGCGCCCCACGGAGTAGACCTAGCGATCTTGTCCGCTCGTGTGAGCTCTCCTGAAGTGCGAGCTGCGCGATGGCTTGATCATGCAAAACCGAAAATTGGCGACATGATCTTTGCGGTAGGTAACCCTCACGGCCTCGGTTGGACGCACTCTGAAGGAAGCGTTTCACAAGTCCGCCGGCAAAGAAAAGGTGCTTTCGACTACCGGATCTTGCAATCAACTGCGGCCATCAACCCAGGCAACAGCGGCGGAGGCTTATACAACGAGCAGGGTCAACTTATAGGTATTAATACCATGACTGGCGACAAAAGGGTCGCCGAAGGTCTCGGGTTCTCAATCGACTTTCAAACCCTCTTAGATCTAGTACCTAGGTGGCTCGCCTTACCCGAACAGGAAGAAAACAATGACGTCCTCAGCGATAGCGACTCTTAG
- a CDS encoding ubiquitin-conjugating enzyme E2 has protein sequence MSNVRLRRLTADHEKLREYVRLHPRVRLIQADGTPPERYQLEYRIKSVRMRDGELQETLSHMVEIHLPRNYPRTPPQCRMLSPVFHPNIAPHAICVGDHWGSGEPLQSIVTRIGEMIAYQSYNVKSPLNGEAARWVEDNKDRLPLDPVSLLPEEGTSEVTAASKQSDAPPTPAAKTFPSEPPGDVEATPKLLSIACPHCQASYRVKEKFHGRKLRCKKCREVFTVEAE, from the coding sequence ATGTCCAACGTTCGCCTCCGTCGCCTAACTGCTGATCATGAAAAGCTGCGTGAGTATGTGCGGCTGCACCCACGAGTCCGCTTGATTCAAGCAGACGGCACACCTCCAGAACGGTATCAGCTTGAGTATCGCATTAAGAGCGTGCGGATGCGTGATGGTGAATTACAAGAGACACTCAGCCACATGGTCGAGATTCACCTTCCGCGCAACTACCCAAGAACTCCGCCACAGTGTCGGATGCTCTCTCCAGTGTTTCACCCCAACATAGCCCCTCATGCCATCTGTGTGGGGGATCATTGGGGTTCTGGAGAACCACTTCAATCGATCGTGACGCGAATTGGCGAAATGATCGCCTACCAAAGTTACAACGTGAAAAGCCCGCTCAACGGTGAAGCGGCTCGCTGGGTTGAGGATAACAAAGATCGCCTCCCACTTGATCCAGTCAGCCTCTTACCTGAAGAGGGGACATCGGAAGTAACGGCAGCGAGCAAACAATCAGACGCCCCACCCACGCCAGCCGCTAAGACATTCCCATCAGAGCCACCAGGAGATGTCGAAGCGACCCCGAAGCTTCTATCAATTGCCTGCCCTCATTGCCAAGCTTCGTATCGAGTGAAGGAGAAGTTTCATGGCCGCAAATTGCGTTGTAAGAAATGCCGCGAAGTATTTACCGTCGAAGCTGAATGA
- a CDS encoding sialate O-acetylesterase: MDRLVMTTLACLISCECVLAKVNIKLEEQPFAIETSSYSARVERDGCLTKFAPGGMNFLAPGVSVSRGAYFFQGKTLNLPNFERPEESVIVASGDLATVRYEFAEKSLTMRLANKSEAEMVFFVVFNGYVGEVSINEGPLQKTALTGEFSEASFFMGKQKLKIDGFDKLWGPWQGPHQVVQTTLPPGAKKTVTFKAGSTNEQERLQILKLNAVPPPQDLTITSPREYQVIQRETAQRGRVLISGRTEVDATGLEIRLIGDELSPQQQEWQRVEYSAQTHQFSQWMNVPAGGWYTLEARAIDRQRMPLASGKVDHFGVGEVFVGAGQSNSTNSGQFKTQQTTGMVSSFSGTHWQIADDPQPGVADRTQGGSFWPAFGDKMYQELGVPIGVATTGFGGTSVNNWQPDGDLFQGWMLKRINQLGPQGFRAVLWHQGESDVGMPSAEYYEKLKNTILASTQQAGWEFPWFVAQASYHNAKEPSFENVRSAQRQLWEKGIALQGPDTDVLTGDHRDLDGKGIHLSPKGLKAHGEMWADHTLPYVRKSLNTAPE, encoded by the coding sequence ATGGATCGTTTGGTGATGACCACCCTCGCCTGCTTAATAAGTTGCGAGTGTGTGCTCGCGAAAGTCAACATCAAGCTCGAAGAACAACCATTTGCCATTGAAACGTCCAGCTATTCGGCACGCGTCGAACGAGACGGATGCCTCACGAAATTCGCCCCCGGGGGAATGAACTTTCTGGCACCTGGGGTGAGCGTCTCTCGGGGAGCTTACTTTTTTCAAGGAAAAACGCTGAACCTGCCAAACTTCGAACGACCAGAGGAAAGTGTCATCGTCGCGAGCGGCGATTTAGCGACGGTACGCTACGAGTTTGCAGAAAAGTCGCTCACGATGCGGCTCGCGAACAAATCGGAAGCAGAGATGGTATTCTTCGTAGTCTTCAATGGCTACGTCGGAGAGGTTTCGATCAATGAAGGCCCTTTGCAGAAAACCGCGCTCACAGGCGAGTTCTCTGAGGCAAGCTTCTTCATGGGCAAACAGAAGTTAAAGATCGATGGCTTTGACAAACTCTGGGGCCCCTGGCAGGGACCGCATCAAGTGGTGCAAACCACACTGCCGCCAGGGGCGAAGAAAACGGTGACTTTCAAGGCAGGTTCTACCAACGAACAAGAGCGGTTACAGATATTGAAGCTCAACGCCGTACCGCCGCCCCAAGACCTGACCATCACCTCGCCGCGAGAGTACCAAGTTATCCAGCGGGAAACAGCGCAGCGTGGTCGTGTACTCATCAGCGGTCGCACCGAGGTTGATGCCACGGGGCTTGAGATAAGGCTCATTGGCGACGAACTCTCACCGCAGCAACAGGAATGGCAACGCGTCGAGTATAGCGCCCAGACCCATCAATTCAGCCAATGGATGAATGTTCCCGCAGGCGGCTGGTACACGCTTGAAGCGCGTGCAATCGACAGACAAAGGATGCCATTAGCGAGCGGCAAAGTCGACCACTTTGGCGTTGGCGAGGTATTCGTCGGGGCGGGCCAATCCAACTCGACCAACAGTGGGCAATTCAAAACGCAACAAACGACCGGCATGGTTTCTTCATTCAGCGGCACACACTGGCAAATCGCCGACGATCCACAACCTGGGGTGGCGGATCGCACGCAAGGAGGGAGCTTTTGGCCAGCATTCGGCGACAAGATGTACCAGGAACTCGGCGTTCCCATCGGCGTGGCAACGACCGGTTTCGGAGGGACGAGCGTCAATAACTGGCAGCCCGATGGGGATCTCTTCCAAGGATGGATGCTTAAGCGAATCAACCAACTTGGGCCGCAGGGCTTTCGCGCTGTGCTCTGGCATCAGGGTGAATCGGACGTCGGCATGCCGTCGGCTGAGTATTACGAAAAGCTTAAGAACACAATTCTCGCTTCCACTCAACAGGCCGGATGGGAGTTTCCTTGGTTCGTAGCCCAAGCCTCCTATCACAATGCCAAGGAGCCGTCTTTCGAAAACGTTCGTTCCGCCCAACGACAATTGTGGGAAAAAGGAATCGCACTACAGGGCCCAGATACCGATGTACTGACGGGAGATCACCGCGATCTCGATGGCAAAGGAATCCACCTCAGCCCCAAAGGTCTAAAAGCCCATGGCGAAATGTGGGCGGACCACACCTTGCCGTATGTGCGCAAGTCGCTCAACACCGCCCCTGAATAA
- a CDS encoding DUF1501 domain-containing protein, with protein sequence MLPAIEKLSNDLALQMTRRYLLGRTAGYLGAAALAGLLGSRKAAATTQQSQAIGLPSLPHFPARAKRVIYLFQSGGPSHIDLFDYHPELRELHGTELPDSVRGGQRITGMTSGQSSFSVVAPMFQFERHGALGTWVSELLPQTAKMVDEISIIKSLHTDAINHDPAITFINTGTQQLGKPSLGAWLSYGLGCETEDLPAYVVLTSRGKRQAMQPLFARLWGSGFLPSDHQGVQFRAGRDPVLYLNNPPGITANRRRNQLDGLAELNRLHQQEMLDPEINTRIAQYEMAYRMQTSVPEVVDFSDESASTLELYGEDVHRPGSFAANCLLARRMAERGVRFIQLFHRGWDQHFHLPKEIREQSADTDRASAALVADLKQRGMFDDTLVIWGGEFGRTIYSQGTLTATNHGRDHHGRCFTAWMAGGGMKRGYEHGQTDHFCYNIVKDPVHIRDLNATILHLLGIDHERFVFPYQGLDQRLTGVEPARVVHELIA encoded by the coding sequence ATGCTCCCTGCAATTGAAAAACTTAGCAACGATCTGGCGCTACAAATGACTCGGCGGTATTTGCTCGGCCGAACAGCCGGGTACCTCGGGGCTGCCGCTCTAGCCGGGTTGCTGGGGTCGCGAAAAGCTGCCGCAACAACGCAGCAGTCTCAAGCGATTGGGCTCCCGTCGCTGCCGCATTTCCCAGCGCGTGCCAAGCGTGTTATTTATCTTTTCCAGTCGGGCGGGCCGTCGCACATTGATCTGTTTGATTACCATCCCGAACTCCGAGAATTGCATGGCACGGAATTGCCAGACTCGGTTCGTGGTGGACAGCGCATCACGGGGATGACTAGCGGGCAAAGTAGTTTCTCAGTCGTCGCCCCGATGTTTCAGTTTGAACGTCATGGAGCGCTGGGCACTTGGGTCAGCGAGCTGCTGCCACAAACTGCCAAAATGGTCGACGAGATCAGCATCATTAAGTCGCTCCATACTGATGCCATCAATCACGACCCGGCCATCACCTTCATCAACACCGGCACGCAGCAACTTGGCAAACCAAGTCTCGGAGCATGGCTCAGCTATGGTTTGGGTTGCGAAACGGAAGACTTGCCGGCTTATGTCGTGCTAACGTCACGCGGCAAGCGGCAAGCCATGCAGCCCCTGTTCGCCCGCCTCTGGGGGAGCGGCTTTCTGCCGTCAGATCATCAGGGAGTTCAGTTTCGTGCTGGCAGGGATCCGGTCCTGTACTTGAATAATCCACCGGGAATCACGGCAAATCGTCGAAGGAATCAACTCGATGGTTTGGCCGAATTGAACCGGCTCCATCAGCAAGAGATGCTGGACCCTGAGATCAATACGCGCATCGCGCAGTACGAAATGGCCTACCGCATGCAGACTTCGGTGCCTGAGGTGGTCGACTTCTCCGACGAGTCGGCTAGTACCTTAGAACTTTATGGCGAAGACGTTCATCGCCCTGGTTCTTTCGCTGCCAATTGCCTGTTGGCTCGTCGCATGGCGGAGCGTGGCGTCCGATTCATCCAGCTCTTCCATCGCGGTTGGGATCAGCATTTTCATTTGCCGAAAGAGATTCGCGAGCAATCTGCTGATACCGATCGTGCTTCTGCCGCGCTGGTCGCTGACCTGAAACAGCGGGGGATGTTCGATGACACACTCGTGATCTGGGGAGGAGAGTTTGGCCGCACTATTTACTCCCAAGGGACACTGACAGCGACCAATCACGGACGCGATCATCATGGACGATGTTTTACTGCCTGGATGGCTGGTGGAGGCATGAAACGTGGGTACGAACATGGCCAGACAGATCATTTCTGCTACAACATCGTCAAAGACCCTGTTCACATTCGCGACCTGAACGCGACCATTTTGCACCTACTAGGCATCGATCACGAGCGATTCGTTTTCCCCTACCAAGGTCTTGACCAAAGGTTGACGGGCGTGGAACCAGCCCGCGTCGTTCACGAACTTATTGCCTGA
- a CDS encoding PSD1 and planctomycete cytochrome C domain-containing protein, with product MTALQKFAIHTAALFTCSANVSFAEEPINYNRDIRPILAKNCFACHGPDEQSREAGLRLDEQASATAQLDSGTRAIVPWEVGESEVVARINSHDPDLLMPPPESHQKLTRNQKKLLANWIQQGAAYQKHWSMIRPQRVEPPDVNAPSEGFRIANAVDAFVLSRLAQEGLQPAPPAGKRALIRRLSLDLTGLPPTLPEIDEFLADDRPDAYERLVDRLLASPHYGERMALVWLDAARYADTHGYHIDSHREMWPWRDWVIQAYNKNLKFDDFTTWQLAGDLLPEPTKDQLIASGFNRNHGINFEGGAIPEEYHVEYVVDRVNTTGVVWMGLTLGCARCHDHKYDPISQEEYFRLFAFFNTIDEKGLDGQRGNATPLLQLPNDEQKTQQIQLSQTIKRLENELKPWEERLDLAQQKWEMAAPSTVGEDLRPALKDSQWYTLPPIVEETAAEVLNSSYLTPKDKIDLSKPVSVREEEKTWTAAASLTDGHAHSFPFERSATYLHRTITVKEARSALISVGCTDAIQLWLNGRQLIDRRRSLPVPQRQREFEVELLPGENHLLAKVVNISWECEFYFALRTKDDRIPPAIHKILRTAREERSESDVNKLKDYYRENIFPEKDYQDLRSRLLAARRQLEVLNQEITTTMVMRELQRPRKTFRLERGQYDSPQEEVSPATPTVLPALPESGAKDRLALARWLTSPKHPLTARVTVNRMWQMLFGDGLVSTSGDFGTQGAWPSHPELLDWLAVEFVESGWDVKHMLRLMVLSSTYRQSSASTVHKNEQDPDNRLLSRGPRFRLQAELIRDLALHASGLLNEKIGGPSEKNYQPAGLWLELAHQKDNSKFTAQQFQQASGEALYRRGLYTFWKRSVPPPNLVALDAPNRETCVVQREITNTPLQALVLLNDPTFVETARGLAERMMKETSDVVEERAKLGFLLATSREPTDRELQIIADRYEWHLAEFQDDTAAAEKLLQVGDSPRDGELDLAEHAAWTCIASMLLNLDETMTKE from the coding sequence ATGACAGCCCTACAGAAGTTTGCGATTCACACGGCGGCTCTATTCACGTGTAGTGCCAACGTGTCGTTCGCTGAGGAACCGATCAACTACAATCGCGATATTCGCCCGATCTTGGCGAAGAACTGCTTTGCCTGCCATGGGCCTGATGAACAAAGTCGTGAAGCAGGCTTGCGACTCGACGAGCAAGCTTCCGCCACCGCGCAGCTCGACTCGGGTACACGGGCAATCGTACCGTGGGAAGTTGGCGAGAGCGAAGTCGTTGCCCGAATCAATAGTCACGATCCCGACTTGCTCATGCCACCACCGGAGAGCCACCAGAAGCTCACCCGCAATCAGAAAAAGTTGCTCGCGAACTGGATCCAACAGGGTGCGGCCTATCAGAAGCATTGGTCGATGATTAGGCCACAGAGAGTCGAACCCCCAGACGTGAATGCGCCTTCTGAGGGATTCAGAATTGCCAACGCGGTTGATGCTTTTGTCTTGAGTCGTCTCGCTCAAGAAGGACTACAGCCGGCGCCGCCAGCGGGGAAACGTGCCCTAATTCGCCGGCTGTCACTCGACCTCACTGGATTACCTCCGACGCTGCCAGAGATCGACGAGTTTTTAGCGGATGACCGCCCCGATGCCTATGAGAGATTGGTGGACCGGTTGCTCGCTTCACCGCACTACGGTGAACGCATGGCGCTCGTGTGGCTCGATGCGGCGCGATATGCCGACACCCACGGCTATCACATTGATAGCCATCGTGAGATGTGGCCGTGGCGTGATTGGGTAATTCAGGCTTACAACAAGAATCTCAAGTTCGATGACTTCACGACGTGGCAGCTTGCAGGAGATCTGCTCCCCGAGCCGACGAAAGATCAGTTGATCGCCTCAGGGTTTAACCGCAACCACGGCATTAATTTCGAGGGCGGAGCGATCCCTGAGGAGTACCACGTTGAGTATGTCGTTGATCGTGTGAACACGACCGGGGTGGTTTGGATGGGGCTCACCCTGGGTTGCGCACGCTGCCACGATCACAAGTACGATCCGATCAGCCAAGAAGAGTATTTTAGGCTCTTCGCTTTCTTCAACACAATTGACGAGAAAGGTCTCGACGGGCAGCGTGGGAATGCGACTCCCTTGCTACAGCTGCCCAACGACGAACAGAAGACGCAACAGATACAACTCTCACAGACCATCAAGCGATTAGAGAACGAGCTGAAACCATGGGAAGAACGCCTGGACCTTGCTCAGCAAAAGTGGGAGATGGCGGCCCCCTCAACAGTGGGCGAGGATTTGCGCCCCGCTCTCAAAGATTCGCAGTGGTATACGCTGCCCCCGATTGTTGAAGAGACGGCAGCGGAAGTTCTCAACTCCAGTTATCTAACTCCTAAGGACAAAATCGACCTAAGCAAACCTGTTTCAGTTCGAGAAGAAGAGAAAACCTGGACCGCGGCAGCATCACTCACTGATGGACACGCTCATAGCTTCCCCTTCGAACGCTCAGCGACTTACCTGCATCGCACGATCACCGTTAAAGAAGCGCGCTCCGCCCTCATCTCAGTCGGATGCACCGACGCGATTCAACTCTGGCTGAATGGCCGGCAGCTCATCGACCGTCGGCGTTCTCTACCGGTACCGCAACGGCAACGGGAATTTGAGGTTGAGTTACTACCGGGAGAAAACCACCTGCTTGCCAAAGTGGTCAACATCAGTTGGGAGTGCGAGTTCTACTTCGCGTTAAGGACGAAAGATGATCGCATACCGCCGGCAATTCATAAGATTCTTAGAACGGCTCGCGAAGAACGAAGTGAGTCAGATGTTAACAAGCTTAAGGATTACTACCGCGAGAACATCTTCCCAGAAAAGGATTATCAGGATCTACGTAGTCGGTTGCTGGCAGCTCGCCGACAGCTTGAGGTGCTGAATCAGGAAATCACCACCACGATGGTGATGCGAGAATTACAGCGGCCTCGAAAGACCTTCCGGCTTGAACGCGGGCAATACGATAGCCCTCAAGAAGAAGTTTCGCCAGCGACTCCCACGGTTCTACCCGCTTTGCCTGAGTCAGGTGCTAAGGATCGCCTGGCATTAGCACGTTGGCTCACCTCGCCGAAGCATCCGCTCACAGCACGAGTTACCGTGAATCGGATGTGGCAAATGTTGTTTGGCGATGGGCTCGTTTCCACTTCAGGAGACTTTGGCACCCAGGGTGCCTGGCCAAGCCATCCCGAACTGTTGGACTGGCTGGCAGTGGAGTTCGTAGAGAGCGGCTGGGACGTGAAGCATATGCTGCGACTGATGGTGCTCTCTTCAACTTATCGTCAATCTTCTGCCTCCACGGTACATAAGAATGAACAAGACCCTGACAACCGTTTGCTCTCCCGCGGCCCGCGTTTCCGGTTGCAGGCTGAGTTGATTCGAGATCTGGCTCTGCACGCTAGTGGCCTCTTGAACGAGAAGATCGGCGGACCGAGCGAAAAGAACTACCAACCAGCGGGCCTCTGGTTGGAACTGGCCCACCAGAAAGACAACAGCAAGTTTACGGCTCAGCAGTTTCAACAAGCGAGCGGCGAGGCACTCTATCGTCGAGGGCTCTACACGTTTTGGAAACGGTCCGTGCCACCGCCAAACTTGGTTGCGCTGGATGCTCCCAACCGGGAAACGTGCGTCGTGCAACGAGAGATCACCAACACCCCTTTGCAGGCTCTCGTACTGCTGAATGACCCGACATTCGTCGAAACTGCCCGCGGCTTGGCGGAACGAATGATGAAGGAAACCAGTGACGTCGTGGAAGAGAGGGCCAAGCTGGGATTTCTGCTGGCGACTTCGCGTGAGCCGACCGACCGGGAATTGCAAATCATAGCGGATAGGTACGAATGGCACCTCGCTGAGTTTCAGGATGATACTGCAGCCGCAGAAAAGCTACTTCAGGTCGGCGATTCACCACGTGATGGTGAACTGGATTTGGCCGAACATGCCGCTTGGACTTGCATTGCTTCGATGCTGCTCAACCTTGACGAAACGATGACCAAGGAGTGA
- a CDS encoding sugar-binding protein, producing the protein MAISSEKALLTLLCILGGAFLVHQAQAEEQKLHDQVRAVVPRAEGSIVIDGNLEEYSNAFAAPLEYFHPDSKNRPGQFFFLWDEAAFYVGLRTLDEHCYSQEHPLWEGDAVEWYFDTRRGSDFLNREWGQGSVHCFFTPMYLEKVSPRFCLRPGYEDAIKEIGIEVAAKKTKTGLEVEFKLPWENFPKFQAKVGEVIGIDAELSYSDGGPRSDRSFLFGSPLSVQQPANLARVKLVERFERSHWKVSGPIIMPIRVDTPWSQETLPHVKAMVAMPPNRATAVEKVVFQIVDLQGQVISEHPATDEERFDSHGIFVRRVAQWPTSEAPPGRHLVRAIAYDRQGKELTRVSPRMVSVNMKQGY; encoded by the coding sequence ATGGCGATCTCCTCAGAAAAAGCTTTACTCACATTACTTTGCATTCTTGGCGGAGCATTTCTCGTGCACCAAGCCCAGGCTGAAGAGCAGAAGCTGCATGACCAAGTACGGGCAGTCGTGCCCCGTGCTGAGGGTTCGATCGTCATCGATGGTAATCTCGAAGAATACTCGAACGCCTTTGCCGCCCCATTAGAGTACTTCCACCCAGATTCCAAGAACCGTCCTGGGCAGTTTTTCTTTCTTTGGGACGAGGCGGCCTTCTACGTCGGCTTGCGCACACTCGACGAACACTGCTACTCACAGGAGCACCCGTTGTGGGAGGGAGATGCGGTTGAGTGGTATTTCGATACTCGTCGGGGCAGCGACTTCCTCAACCGAGAGTGGGGCCAGGGTTCAGTCCACTGCTTCTTTACTCCCATGTACCTTGAAAAAGTAAGTCCTCGCTTTTGTCTTCGGCCGGGCTATGAAGATGCAATCAAAGAGATAGGAATCGAAGTCGCTGCGAAGAAAACGAAAACTGGTCTCGAAGTCGAGTTTAAGCTGCCCTGGGAGAATTTCCCTAAGTTCCAAGCAAAAGTGGGCGAAGTGATCGGCATTGATGCCGAGCTGTCTTACAGCGATGGAGGCCCCCGCTCTGATCGCAGTTTTCTTTTTGGCAGCCCCTTAAGCGTCCAGCAACCGGCGAATCTAGCCCGGGTAAAACTGGTCGAGCGGTTCGAGCGGTCCCACTGGAAGGTGAGTGGGCCGATTATTATGCCAATTCGCGTTGATACTCCTTGGAGCCAAGAAACCTTGCCACATGTAAAGGCGATGGTTGCCATGCCGCCGAATCGTGCCACGGCAGTCGAAAAAGTCGTTTTTCAGATTGTGGACTTACAGGGCCAAGTCATCTCGGAACACCCAGCCACTGACGAAGAACGATTTGATTCGCACGGCATTTTTGTCCGCAGAGTCGCTCAATGGCCAACGTCGGAAGCCCCCCCTGGGCGTCACTTAGTGCGGGCGATTGCTTACGATAGGCAAGGCAAGGAACTGACGCGCGTCTCGCCACGAATGGTGAGTGTGAATATGAAACAGGGGTATTGA